Below is a window of Brachyspira hampsonii DNA.
GAGATGAAGATTCAATTATTAAAGATTATATTATATATTACGGAGCCAAAAGTGCTTTAAATACGAATATGTATGATGAGGCAATAGATTTATATTCATTGCTTATGAAAGAATATACAAATTCTCCATTATATCCTTATGCAGAGCAGTATAAGGCATTAGCAGAGTTTTACAGAGATGATTATCCTGTCAGCAACTTTTTTAATAGTAGGAAACAAAAATGGATTAAGGAATTTGTAGGTATTAGAGCTTTAAGAAATACTGATGATACTAATAAAGCTAAGATGATAGCTTATGAACTTATAACTAAATTAACAAACACTGAAGCTATTATTTATTATAACAATAATTACGAAGATGAAATATCATTATTTGATAATAATTTACAATATAAATCTGCTTCGGTGCTGTATGATGCTGGATTTAGAAAATCTGCATTAAAACTTTTCCAATATTTATATTCTAATAATTACAATAAGGGAAACTCAACTTATTATATGGCTAGAATAAATGAAGCAGAAGGAAATAGGGCAGAAGCAGCTAAATTGTATGATGAATATTTATCTAATGCCAATAATAAAACATATAGAAAAATGGGGCTTTATTATTCTGCAGGTAATTATTCTAAATTGACAAATAATAGCAAATCAATGGAATTGTATAACACTTTTTTGAAAGAATATCCTAAAGATGATTATGTTCCAAGAATATATAATAATTTTGTCAATACAAGTTTAAATAAAAATAATTTAGTTCAGGCAAAAGTTTATTTAACTAATGTTATGAACAAATTTCCAAATAGCTGGCAGACAGAATTAGCATTAAAATCATATTTAAGAAAAGCATTCAAATTGAAAAATAAAACCGAAACCTATTTTGCAGCTTCAGCATTAGAGAAAAGATATACAAAATTCAGACATGATTTTCCATTATCTTGGAATATGTGGACAGCTGAAGAATTTGGAGATACTGAAAAAAGAGATAAATATTTAATGGAAACTCTTCTTACAAGTAAAAATCATTATTTTATAAAAGGTGCTTTGAGTTTAGCCAATGATGAGATGATTAAAAATGTTGAAATTAGTAATGCTTATTATTTTGATGAAGCTAAAAAATATTATGCTGATTCAAATTATACTAAATCTATGGAAATGCTCGATAATATTCAGTTTTTAAATTATATTTCTACGGGAAAAGAAGATGATTTTATGAAATCAGCTAGAGATATGGCTAAAAATATTCTTATGCAAAATGAATTTGTAAAAGAACTATATTCTAATAAAAACGATTATGATTTATTTAATGAATTATCATTGCAAACTACTAATGAAGCTGACAGGTCTATATTATTATATTATTATGGTGATTATGATAATGCATATACAGAATATGATAAAGTATTTAAGAAAGCAGAAGAAGTAACTTATCCGTTATTTTATTTTGCTGAAAAAATTTTTAAAGATTCGGGCAATACCAAGAGGCTTATGCAGATATCGGTCAATATAGGAAAGTATTTTAATTATCCTTATTATGATAATACAGATTTGCTTCCAGATGAATTTAGAAAGATGGTTTATCCTAGATATTTTGATGAATATGTTTTACCAGAAGCAAAATATTATAAAATAGATCCGTTATTTGTATATTCTATAATGCGGGAGGAAAGCACATTTGATCCGAAGGCTAAGTCTTGGGTTGGAGCTACGGGTCTTATGCAGTTAATGCCGGCAACAGCTGAAGAGCAAAATAGAAATCCTAGATACAGATATGATCCTTTAGATTTAACTGATCCGAAGCAAAATATTAATATAGGTATTGGACATTTAAGCTGGCTATTTAAAAGTGAAAATGCAAGTAACTATATAATAGTGGCTGCAAGTTATAATGCAGGTTCAGGACGAGGAAGAAGATGGAAAGCAGAGTATGGTACTAATAATATGTATCGTACGGGAAGATTTATTGATATTGAAGAAACTGAATATTATGTAGAGAAAGTTATAAATAGTTATGAACATTATAGTAAATATTATAATGATTAAAGTATAAATATATTAAAAATGTAATGAAAATGTAAAATTTATTTGCAAAAAATCAAAAAAATAATACAATAACAATTACTATATAAAAACTATTTTAGGCTTATATTAAATGAAAAAAAACATTTTCAGAATCTTTAATAAAAGAATTTTAATATTTACATTTTGTTTTGAAATTATCGTTATTGTTATGACATCTATATTAGGTGCTCAGGATATATCATTAGAAAAGAATATTATATCAAAAAGTAAAATCAATTACGGCACTGCATTGGAGCTTCATAATAGAGAAAAATATTTAGAAGCATATAATCAATTTACAAATATAATGAATACAGAAGATGATATGATTATAAGGGACTATGTTATATATTACGGAGCTAAAAGTGCCTTTCTTACTAATATGTATAATGAGGCAATAGATTTATATTCACTATTAATGAAA
It encodes the following:
- a CDS encoding lytic transglycosylase domain-containing protein, which translates into the protein MKNKILFNKRFILLIISFSLIIVVIASILTAQDISLKKKITSKNIINYGTALELYNREKYLEAYNQFTNIINRDEDSIIKDYIIYYGAKSALNTNMYDEAIDLYSLLMKEYTNSPLYPYAEQYKALAEFYRDDYPVSNFFNSRKQKWIKEFVGIRALRNTDDTNKAKMIAYELITKLTNTEAIIYYNNNYEDEISLFDNNLQYKSASVLYDAGFRKSALKLFQYLYSNNYNKGNSTYYMARINEAEGNRAEAAKLYDEYLSNANNKTYRKMGLYYSAGNYSKLTNNSKSMELYNTFLKEYPKDDYVPRIYNNFVNTSLNKNNLVQAKVYLTNVMNKFPNSWQTELALKSYLRKAFKLKNKTETYFAASALEKRYTKFRHDFPLSWNMWTAEEFGDTEKRDKYLMETLLTSKNHYFIKGALSLANDEMIKNVEISNAYYFDEAKKYYADSNYTKSMEMLDNIQFLNYISTGKEDDFMKSARDMAKNILMQNEFVKELYSNKNDYDLFNELSLQTTNEADRSILLYYYGDYDNAYTEYDKVFKKAEEVTYPLFYFAEKIFKDSGNTKRLMQISVNIGKYFNYPYYDNTDLLPDEFRKMVYPRYFDEYVLPEAKYYKIDPLFVYSIMREESTFDPKAKSWVGATGLMQLMPATAEEQNRNPRYRYDPLDLTDPKQNINIGIGHLSWLFKSENASNYIIVAASYNAGSGRGRRWKAEYGTNNMYRTGRFIDIEETEYYVEKVINSYEHYSKYYND